In a genomic window of Pelotomaculum thermopropionicum SI:
- a CDS encoding hypothetical membrane protein, giving the protein MIPDFGLLDPLWLIIFINGEIVKAVQIPFLTVLLSLLGFLVAVVLSAVIAGAIAGTEPKKEGGAG; this is encoded by the coding sequence ATGATACCGGATTTTGGCTTGCTTGACCCCTTGTGGCTGATCATTTTTATTAACGGCGAAATAGTGAAAGCTGTACAAATCCCCTTTCTAACAGTTTTGCTCAGCCTGTTAGGCTTTTTGGTGGCTGTAGTCCTGTCGGCTGTCATTGCCGGTGCTATTGCCGGCACGGAACCTAAAAAAGAGGGAGGTGCAGGATAG
- the HimA gene encoding bacterial nucleoid DNA-binding protein produces MRKYELVRLLAAETGVTQGQAKAVLDALPDVVLSLVQAGHPVRFAGLGTFQAVTRQPRKARNLQTGEPVMVPARRMLSFRAERKYRKGV; encoded by the coding sequence ATGCGCAAATATGAACTAGTCCGCCTGCTGGCCGCCGAAACCGGAGTCACCCAGGGCCAAGCGAAAGCCGTTCTGGACGCCCTGCCGGATGTGGTGCTGTCTCTTGTCCAGGCTGGGCACCCGGTCCGCTTCGCTGGCCTGGGTACGTTCCAGGCGGTCACACGCCAGCCCCGGAAGGCCAGGAACCTCCAGACAGGCGAGCCGGTCATGGTGCCGGCGCGGAGGATGTTGAGTTTCCGGGCGGAACGGAAATACCGGAAGGGGGTGTAG
- the VirD4 gene encoding type IV secretory pathway, VirD4 components yields the protein MGKQKLAIYGLIALVTAAVIFTYPAACLVLGAAAYGYWRGGHRGAGLALTLAAAGGLLASAPFALAGAVKGTGGFHPAAWLAGGALADMADRAGRLGVIAGSLFGALAVSLGWGAKGMKHDEKHVHGLKVAENAAKGTRRWAGDKDLAHVAEFGPPKEGKFGGGTLVGRLDRRIVRLQPEKCRPPLPQHTCVVAGTGAGKSFSFAIPNAVAAAMEGESIVMTDPKGELACLLAPWLRERGYKVYIFNLAYPQWSSYWNPVMECRDDEEITAFATAIVLNAAKDSSGYFVMKEIQLLKALVYLLRADFPVEQAHLRSALSLLSWPVEALDERFARAFQEGRLSQTGYEEWRGAVSSNYENACSGLTAKLGVVRAEPVARLLSRQEIDLSAMGREKAVLFCVLPIASGHLKPVLSTFYYFFFRRLYGLAAEHGGKLPNPTRFILDEFANVGQIPGFVEVISTARSLGIKIQFILQGLKQLQDQYGGPESEAILSNCPVQLFLGGDDATTTRYFSQRLGEAAVYAETERRETTMPWNRLEIPKKSESVTRRALMEPEELSGMDPMAAVALVRWTLPAYLQKVGWTELPQANEIREKAAKSLAEVVPARADEPLPLPPVPEGGDGEPPTRGDRTRRRGPDSGGSGGSGADVEDVTDLLG from the coding sequence ATGGGCAAGCAAAAACTGGCCATCTACGGACTTATCGCTCTCGTGACGGCGGCGGTCATTTTCACTTACCCCGCCGCCTGCCTTGTCCTGGGCGCGGCGGCTTACGGATACTGGCGCGGCGGACACCGGGGAGCCGGCCTGGCGCTCACGCTGGCGGCGGCCGGAGGGCTGCTGGCCAGCGCCCCTTTTGCCCTGGCCGGGGCGGTGAAAGGGACCGGCGGCTTCCACCCGGCGGCCTGGCTGGCCGGGGGAGCTCTGGCCGACATGGCCGACCGGGCCGGACGGCTTGGCGTAATCGCGGGATCCCTGTTCGGCGCTCTGGCGGTCTCCCTGGGCTGGGGAGCGAAGGGTATGAAGCACGACGAAAAGCACGTGCACGGGCTGAAGGTGGCCGAGAACGCCGCGAAAGGCACCAGGCGCTGGGCCGGGGATAAAGATTTGGCGCACGTGGCCGAGTTCGGGCCGCCGAAGGAAGGGAAGTTCGGCGGGGGGACCCTGGTGGGCAGGCTGGACCGGAGGATCGTCCGGCTCCAGCCGGAGAAGTGCAGGCCGCCCCTGCCGCAGCATACCTGTGTTGTCGCCGGCACTGGGGCCGGGAAGTCTTTCAGCTTCGCCATCCCGAACGCGGTGGCGGCTGCGATGGAAGGGGAAAGTATCGTTATGACCGACCCGAAAGGGGAGCTGGCCTGCTTGCTGGCCCCGTGGCTCCGCGAGCGGGGGTACAAGGTATATATATTCAACCTGGCCTACCCGCAGTGGTCGAGCTACTGGAACCCGGTGATGGAGTGCCGGGACGACGAAGAGATCACGGCCTTTGCCACGGCGATAGTACTGAACGCCGCGAAGGACAGCAGCGGGTACTTCGTGATGAAAGAAATCCAGCTCCTGAAGGCGCTGGTGTATTTGCTCAGGGCCGACTTTCCGGTCGAGCAGGCGCACCTGCGGAGTGCCCTGTCCCTGCTGTCCTGGCCTGTGGAAGCTCTGGACGAAAGGTTTGCGCGGGCTTTCCAGGAGGGCAGGCTGTCACAGACCGGCTACGAAGAGTGGCGCGGGGCGGTCAGCTCAAACTACGAGAACGCCTGCTCCGGGCTGACCGCCAAGCTGGGCGTCGTCAGGGCCGAGCCGGTGGCGCGGCTGCTGTCCAGGCAGGAGATTGACCTGTCGGCGATGGGCCGGGAGAAGGCCGTGCTGTTCTGCGTGCTGCCTATAGCCAGCGGGCACCTGAAGCCGGTGCTCTCGACGTTCTACTACTTCTTTTTCCGCAGGCTTTACGGCCTGGCCGCCGAGCACGGCGGAAAGCTGCCGAACCCGACCAGGTTTATACTTGACGAGTTTGCGAACGTCGGCCAGATACCGGGGTTTGTGGAAGTTATTTCGACGGCCCGGAGTTTAGGAATCAAGATTCAGTTTATTTTGCAAGGTTTGAAGCAGTTGCAAGACCAGTACGGCGGCCCGGAGAGCGAGGCGATCTTGTCCAACTGCCCGGTCCAGCTTTTCCTCGGCGGCGACGACGCCACGACGACCCGCTACTTCAGCCAGCGTCTCGGTGAGGCGGCGGTCTACGCCGAAACCGAGCGGCGGGAGACGACCATGCCCTGGAACCGGCTGGAGATCCCGAAGAAGTCCGAATCTGTGACCAGGCGGGCGCTCATGGAGCCAGAAGAGCTGAGCGGCATGGACCCGATGGCCGCGGTGGCCCTGGTCAGGTGGACGCTCCCGGCATATCTGCAGAAGGTGGGTTGGACCGAGCTGCCGCAGGCTAATGAAATCCGGGAGAAGGCGGCGAAGTCTCTGGCCGAAGTGGTCCCGGCCAGAGCAGACGAACCTTTGCCCCTGCCGCCCGTCCCTGAAGGCGGTGACGGCGAGCCGCCCACCAGGGGCGACAGGACCAGGCGCAGGGGGCCTGATAGCGGCGGGAGCGGGGGAAGCGGCGCGGACGTGGAGGACGTGACTGATTTGCTGGGCTAG
- a CDS encoding transposase and inactivated derivatives, whose product MKRRQRSKKKTKVQKVKRTKLTGNELFRSVHITVPKKLINKAKLDALCELDRLHARAVNEWIGRWYGRTELIEKILKGTATTLMQKEALERPLETPLPSAYVQIAGNRMLDILREHYLAVQDKITSDVWKDRNLSMEYRLVCSVFVRNATLFHRFVNGLTEAEDVVAEWRASKSERLRKVAEAYDSFSPQARAGIEGFITARFREIRAAWRVPAFRGGVIQLDYRVFALEEARGTKEFNLWARVTTAVSHRRIAVPLRLTAEKRRLLDSLFPDWLKSTARKAQLVVRGRHIRLSVPVAKPRVEPKGEPEAVLGCDIGMAALLNLSNGVKLGKSFKGIAGKLYDEYLRLQGVRNKIRGLRQRAEKRLSVTKNPETRHRLERKIAEYDRHLSDHRWVVLRRRIKAAVSTEIGRAVNQFLALLGPNPERVLVVMEDLSEMAAEGARQSSRARFDLSVWARGELQDHLKRDLEWLGGRVAFVPPEYTSQTCPICGWVDKENRRGREFRCRCCGFAADADTVGALNIGERFSDAELLALAERYWYSRDLRREKIKELLLARAENAA is encoded by the coding sequence GTGAAGCGCCGTCAAAGATCAAAAAAGAAGACAAAGGTCCAGAAGGTAAAAAGGACAAAGCTGACCGGGAATGAGCTCTTCCGGTCAGTGCACATCACCGTACCGAAGAAGCTGATCAACAAGGCCAAGCTGGATGCCCTGTGCGAGCTCGACCGGCTCCACGCCCGGGCGGTCAACGAATGGATCGGGCGCTGGTACGGCCGGACGGAGCTGATTGAAAAGATCTTGAAGGGTACGGCCACCACCCTCATGCAAAAGGAGGCTCTAGAGAGGCCGCTGGAAACGCCTCTACCATCGGCCTACGTCCAGATAGCGGGAAACCGTATGCTGGACATCCTGCGGGAACACTATCTGGCCGTGCAGGACAAGATCACCTCCGATGTATGGAAGGACAGAAACCTGTCCATGGAGTACCGGCTGGTCTGTTCCGTGTTTGTCAGGAATGCCACCTTATTCCACCGGTTTGTGAACGGGCTGACCGAAGCAGAGGACGTGGTTGCGGAGTGGCGGGCCTCGAAAAGCGAGCGGCTCCGAAAGGTGGCAGAGGCTTACGATTCGTTTTCGCCGCAAGCTAGAGCGGGAATCGAAGGGTTCATTACCGCCAGATTCCGGGAAATAAGGGCGGCATGGCGCGTGCCGGCCTTCAGGGGCGGCGTGATACAGCTCGACTACCGGGTCTTCGCACTCGAAGAGGCCCGCGGGACGAAAGAGTTCAACCTGTGGGCCCGGGTGACCACTGCAGTATCCCACCGGCGTATTGCCGTACCACTCCGTCTAACAGCCGAAAAGAGGAGGCTCTTGGACTCCCTTTTTCCGGATTGGTTGAAGAGCACGGCCCGCAAGGCCCAGCTGGTAGTCCGGGGCCGCCACATACGTCTTTCCGTGCCGGTGGCCAAGCCGCGGGTGGAGCCCAAAGGCGAACCGGAAGCCGTGCTGGGCTGCGACATCGGGATGGCCGCCCTGCTCAACCTGAGCAACGGCGTGAAGCTGGGAAAGAGCTTCAAAGGAATTGCCGGAAAGCTGTACGACGAATACCTGCGGCTCCAGGGAGTGCGCAACAAAATCCGGGGCCTCAGACAAAGGGCCGAAAAGCGGCTGTCGGTCACCAAAAACCCGGAGACGCGCCACAGGCTGGAGCGGAAAATTGCCGAGTACGACAGGCACCTTTCGGACCACCGCTGGGTGGTGCTGCGGAGACGTATAAAAGCCGCTGTGTCCACCGAGATAGGCCGGGCGGTCAACCAGTTTCTGGCCCTGCTGGGTCCCAATCCCGAACGTGTCCTTGTGGTCATGGAAGACCTGTCTGAGATGGCTGCGGAAGGGGCTAGGCAGAGTTCACGGGCAAGGTTTGACCTCAGCGTTTGGGCTCGGGGCGAGCTCCAAGACCACCTGAAGCGGGATCTGGAGTGGCTGGGCGGCCGCGTGGCCTTTGTGCCTCCGGAATACACGAGCCAGACCTGTCCCATATGCGGTTGGGTGGACAAGGAAAACCGCCGGGGGCGCGAATTCCGTTGCCGGTGCTGCGGGTTTGCCGCCGACGCCGACACGGTGGGGGCTCTGAACATCGGGGAACGTTTCTCCGATGCGGAGCTCCTGGCGCTGGCGGAGCGGTATTGGTACAGCAGGGATTTGCGCCGCGAAAAGATAAAAGAACTTCTCCTTGCACGCGCGGAGAACGCGGCATAA
- a CDS encoding hypothetical membrane protein has protein sequence MRKKLTILVMAALFLVGLAIPAFAGTEGSPDIYVNGKLIQSDVPAYIKNARTMVPIRFIAEAFGFKVNWAGMNAVHPVQIYPVLPGVNDQAKGVADDYGFFALKPGDTTILFIPRRTESAGRKVFTGQLSEQNAEILTSDVAPEIKDGRTFVPLRVLAEAFGCRVSWDGDTYTVTVGPPDESVLANRSPYVGPFYRQDIVLADLAVRSIDENTIKTGPVDLVAVCGVVPFVVTGGRSGTMLSDVPVAFYVDGKMAGTVEQKAVFADSGWWEADSPLMSWGASAKLPVYLAPGTHKVKTVVDPGEIFFDRDRSNNTKEITITIK, from the coding sequence ATGCGTAAAAAGTTAACCATTTTAGTTATGGCGGCCCTGTTCCTGGTGGGCCTGGCTATACCGGCGTTTGCCGGTACGGAGGGCAGCCCGGACATTTACGTAAACGGAAAATTAATCCAGAGCGATGTCCCTGCCTACATCAAAAACGCCCGGACGATGGTTCCTATCCGGTTTATCGCTGAGGCGTTCGGGTTCAAAGTTAACTGGGCAGGCATGAACGCCGTCCACCCGGTACAGATTTACCCTGTTTTGCCGGGCGTAAACGATCAGGCGAAAGGCGTGGCCGATGATTATGGATTTTTTGCCCTGAAGCCGGGGGACACCACTATCTTGTTTATCCCCCGCAGAACCGAATCCGCAGGACGGAAAGTATTCACAGGCCAGCTCTCTGAACAGAACGCCGAAATTCTTACTTCCGATGTTGCGCCGGAAATAAAAGACGGACGCACCTTCGTTCCCCTGCGCGTCCTGGCTGAGGCGTTCGGATGCCGCGTTAGCTGGGACGGCGACACCTACACCGTGACGGTCGGGCCGCCGGACGAAAGTGTTTTAGCTAACCGGAGTCCCTATGTAGGTCCTTTTTACCGGCAAGATATTGTTCTAGCTGACTTGGCTGTTAGGAGCATCGATGAAAACACAATAAAAACCGGTCCGGTTGACTTGGTGGCCGTATGCGGCGTTGTTCCTTTTGTTGTCACGGGGGGCCGCAGCGGCACAATGCTGTCTGACGTGCCTGTCGCTTTTTACGTGGACGGCAAAATGGCAGGCACGGTGGAGCAAAAAGCGGTGTTTGCCGACAGCGGTTGGTGGGAAGCAGACAGCCCCCTGATGTCCTGGGGGGCATCCGCGAAGCTGCCGGTTTACCTTGCTCCAGGTACGCATAAAGTTAAAACTGTTGTAGATCCAGGAGAAATATTTTTTGATCGTGACCGCTCTAACAACACCAAAGAAATAACAATTACCATCAAATAA
- a CDS encoding hypothetical membrane protein, producing the protein MSPEKRELCLAAALGLAAGPTYLAAGPANFLTWYAVLLGGGLLSTAFWLRDLKPSRSAWLTWLAWPFVMAAGAALSMAVCLLIQYFLAGGVMHDTGFWLA; encoded by the coding sequence ATGTCTCCCGAAAAGCGCGAGCTTTGCCTCGCCGCTGCCCTCGGCCTGGCGGCCGGGCCGACCTACCTGGCGGCCGGTCCGGCCAACTTCCTAACCTGGTATGCCGTGTTGCTGGGTGGTGGCCTGCTCTCCACCGCCTTCTGGCTGCGCGACCTGAAGCCGTCCCGCTCCGCGTGGCTCACCTGGCTTGCCTGGCCTTTCGTCATGGCGGCAGGCGCGGCGCTGAGCATGGCGGTGTGTTTGCTGATCCAATATTTTCTTGCAGGAGGTGTAATGCATGATACCGGATTTTGGCTTGCTTGA
- a CDS encoding hypothetical protein (containing RepA_C domain), producing MAQKTENPILPRNLAREGRLLNPPEKLFAGEKTIQKPTGPTSWDEERGPAVGYRAWPDGPSVYVPEPLAEALSGLPADVQALIAVLCTLFVAQADDTVRNYHAKYPGMTHGPIKTSLREIAERLGFSSKGGKNLHEITQTLDTLMHTHIAGFVMADKDGKEIKIGIGRLLTWVNLKWKEEDFSEHRFEKGLVEMTLCPALTDFLLSPECFNQRVEIPIDALRILRKKPRRSKYSIPLFLFLLAANPGHGKEFRIGWEKAAERACIPNQTESGRQIRPSERKKLVYDIMQDIHLTKVFTITERDGVFSVKFPVKGKLLSGNNPKT from the coding sequence ATGGCGCAAAAGACAGAAAATCCGATTCTACCGCGAAATTTAGCGAGAGAGGGGAGGCTGTTGAACCCACCAGAAAAACTTTTCGCTGGCGAGAAAACCATCCAGAAACCAACCGGCCCAACTTCGTGGGACGAGGAGCGCGGTCCGGCGGTGGGATACCGTGCGTGGCCTGATGGCCCGTCGGTATATGTACCGGAACCACTAGCTGAAGCCCTCTCGGGGCTTCCGGCAGACGTGCAGGCGCTTATCGCAGTGCTTTGCACTTTATTCGTCGCCCAGGCCGACGACACTGTCAGAAATTACCATGCAAAGTACCCAGGGATGACGCATGGGCCGATCAAAACATCACTGCGAGAAATCGCTGAAAGGTTAGGGTTCTCATCTAAAGGAGGGAAAAATTTACATGAGATTACCCAAACCTTAGACACTTTGATGCACACACATATTGCCGGTTTTGTCATGGCAGACAAAGACGGCAAAGAGATCAAAATCGGCATTGGTCGGTTGCTGACATGGGTAAACCTCAAATGGAAGGAGGAAGATTTTTCCGAACACAGGTTTGAAAAGGGTTTAGTGGAGATGACTTTGTGTCCGGCACTGACGGACTTCCTGCTCTCTCCAGAATGTTTTAACCAGCGGGTAGAAATTCCGATTGATGCGTTAAGAATCTTACGCAAAAAACCCCGTAGATCAAAGTATAGTATACCATTGTTTCTGTTTTTACTTGCCGCAAACCCCGGCCACGGGAAGGAGTTTCGTATCGGGTGGGAGAAGGCTGCTGAGAGGGCGTGTATACCGAACCAGACTGAATCCGGTCGGCAAATTCGCCCATCAGAGCGCAAAAAACTTGTGTACGACATTATGCAAGATATCCATCTTACCAAAGTATTTACAATTACAGAAAGGGACGGTGTTTTTAGTGTTAAGTTTCCAGTTAAAGGAAAGTTATTAAGTGGTAATAATCCCAAAACTTAG
- a CDS encoding hypothetical protein (containing partial DnaB (COG0305), replicative DNA helicase), with translation MSIISNQLTNSGLEAQVLRALAAAGPEKFFELADLLPLAAFPTHQTAYQALADAFTTDQPAPADLPEAEIPSGFNLDSAAAELAELARKRLVAEAMERAWAGIPVKPAGEVIAELQEAVARAEAAVRELSAGGVTFAADISSDVLRWVQEFRAAREATGRAVIYPPTGMPALDRMVSGMAPGLWALLGTPGAGKTFFAIHLMVQFLRQPDAAVLYVSYEEPVNRLVLKAWCNSAGLKWDDYTTGYGDPAALQQVARDFAPLGQRMAVMEGNQNTTTAHIRAKAAAVKARTRARHLLVVVDYIQLMANTAAGNINDRAYQDAVRHRVGAVVVGLREIANRLEATVLAVSAMNRASYRDAGTLSAARESSDIEYSADVFLRLQSGEQDIPPGAPRPVELHVLKNRVTGQTGMIPLVALVSQSRFGEAASGGSGEDCPF, from the coding sequence ATGTCAATCATTTCCAATCAACTGACTAACTCGGGCCTAGAGGCCCAGGTCCTCCGCGCCCTGGCCGCTGCTGGCCCGGAAAAATTTTTCGAGCTGGCGGACCTACTACCGCTTGCCGCCTTTCCTACCCACCAGACGGCTTACCAGGCCCTGGCCGACGCCTTCACCACAGACCAGCCAGCGCCAGCCGACCTGCCGGAAGCCGAAATCCCGTCCGGCTTCAACCTGGACAGCGCGGCGGCGGAGCTGGCCGAACTGGCCCGGAAGCGCCTGGTGGCGGAGGCGATGGAGCGGGCTTGGGCCGGAATTCCGGTAAAGCCAGCCGGCGAAGTGATCGCGGAGCTTCAGGAAGCGGTGGCGCGGGCTGAGGCGGCGGTGCGGGAACTTTCTGCAGGCGGCGTCACGTTTGCCGCCGACATTTCCAGCGATGTCCTGCGCTGGGTGCAGGAATTCCGGGCCGCCCGCGAGGCCACTGGCCGGGCGGTGATATACCCACCCACTGGGATGCCAGCCCTGGACCGGATGGTATCCGGTATGGCCCCCGGCCTTTGGGCACTGCTAGGCACGCCAGGTGCGGGGAAAACATTCTTCGCCATCCATTTGATGGTCCAGTTTTTGCGGCAGCCAGACGCGGCGGTGTTATATGTGAGTTATGAGGAACCGGTGAACCGCCTGGTGTTGAAAGCCTGGTGCAATTCCGCCGGGCTGAAGTGGGACGACTACACCACTGGGTACGGTGATCCGGCGGCCCTCCAGCAGGTCGCCCGCGACTTTGCCCCGCTGGGCCAGCGGATGGCTGTCATGGAGGGCAACCAGAACACTACCACCGCTCACATCCGCGCGAAGGCGGCTGCGGTGAAGGCCCGGACTAGGGCGAGACACCTGCTGGTTGTAGTAGATTACATCCAGCTCATGGCGAATACTGCCGCCGGGAACATCAATGACCGGGCGTACCAGGATGCCGTGCGGCACCGTGTGGGCGCTGTGGTGGTCGGGCTCCGGGAAATAGCTAACCGGCTGGAAGCGACAGTACTGGCGGTGTCGGCAATGAACCGGGCTTCATACCGCGATGCCGGTACGCTGTCGGCGGCCAGGGAATCGTCGGACATCGAGTATTCAGCCGACGTTTTTCTCCGGCTCCAGTCCGGGGAGCAGGATATTCCACCTGGCGCTCCGCGCCCGGTGGAGCTTCATGTCTTGAAAAACCGCGTTACCGGTCAGACCGGGATGATCCCGCTGGTGGCGTTAGTGTCGCAGTCCAGGTTCGGCGAAGCCGCTTCCGGTGGTAGTGGGGAAGATTGTCCATTTTAA
- a CDS encoding transposase and inactivated derivatives, translating to MKYRYDKGAHAVYSIQFHLVFCVKYRRKVLKGPVVERLKEIVHHIAERFGVEIIEQETVLDHIHILFAGKPQLQVSKFVNSLKGVSSRLLRKEFPELREHLWGNHFWSPSYFIASTGRVTLDVLRRYVEEQCCEAPSKIKKEDKGPEGKKDKADRE from the coding sequence ATGAAATACCGTTACGACAAGGGCGCTCATGCCGTCTACTCAATTCAGTTCCACCTGGTTTTCTGTGTGAAGTACCGCCGCAAAGTGTTGAAAGGTCCGGTAGTGGAGAGGCTCAAAGAAATCGTGCACCACATTGCAGAACGTTTTGGCGTAGAAATAATCGAACAGGAAACCGTTCTGGACCACATTCATATCCTTTTTGCGGGAAAGCCGCAGCTCCAGGTGTCGAAGTTTGTGAACAGCCTTAAAGGGGTATCATCCCGGCTCCTGCGGAAAGAATTCCCGGAGCTCAGGGAACACCTTTGGGGCAACCACTTCTGGAGCCCGAGCTACTTCATCGCCTCGACTGGCCGGGTAACTCTTGACGTGCTGAGACGCTACGTGGAGGAGCAGTGCTGTGAAGCGCCGTCAAAGATCAAAAAAGAAGACAAAGGTCCAGAAGGTAAAAAGGACAAAGCTGACCGGGAATGA
- a CDS encoding hypothetical membrane protein, which translates to MLDVALFYLALGWSVIPLHSAQGGRCTCGRSGCDKPGKHPILPAWGEYQTRRASEDEIHDWFARWPDANLGVVTGQVSGLVVVDLDGPAAVEAVRDRGGLPPTPTVITGKGYHYYLVHPGQPTKNAAALGGIKGLDVRADGGYVVAPPSVHSSGRVYRWAKGRSPDDLPLAPCPAWFLEMLANRGRAQAAGPVQEPGWVEVLLRGVPEGQRDDACTRLAGYFIGKGLPESEVLALLLAWNQRNQPPMKERDVEKCVRSVSSRESRKPTKPPRFQPGFRLEGPVHAPPSWHTLVICRDWQEARKLAAQGNAVAVIRKDGSLPPEAAPLVAAASGIKTVGFSPDEARRLAWELYPLRLVSRAAADGTAALKPEPELTPEPLEPPEPAPPAAASGLPGGDHARVHTACVGPGPGACWRCDLYPWPGGCGSRVKLKS; encoded by the coding sequence ATGCTTGACGTGGCGCTTTTCTACCTTGCCCTCGGCTGGTCGGTCATCCCGCTCCACTCCGCTCAGGGCGGTCGCTGCACCTGCGGGCGGTCCGGCTGCGACAAGCCGGGGAAACACCCCATTTTGCCTGCCTGGGGCGAGTACCAGACCCGGCGTGCAAGCGAAGATGAAATTCACGACTGGTTTGCCCGCTGGCCGGACGCGAATCTTGGGGTGGTCACCGGCCAGGTTTCCGGCCTGGTGGTGGTGGATCTCGACGGCCCCGCCGCCGTGGAGGCGGTCAGGGATCGCGGCGGCCTGCCTCCGACACCCACGGTGATCACGGGGAAAGGGTACCACTACTACCTGGTGCACCCCGGCCAGCCGACGAAAAACGCCGCTGCCCTGGGCGGGATAAAAGGTCTCGATGTGCGGGCTGATGGCGGCTACGTGGTGGCCCCGCCATCGGTCCACTCTTCCGGGCGTGTATACCGCTGGGCCAAAGGTCGCTCCCCGGACGACCTGCCGCTTGCGCCGTGCCCGGCGTGGTTCCTGGAGATGCTGGCGAACCGGGGCCGGGCGCAGGCGGCAGGTCCAGTGCAGGAACCCGGTTGGGTGGAAGTTCTTCTCCGGGGCGTCCCGGAAGGCCAGCGTGATGACGCCTGCACCCGTTTGGCTGGGTATTTCATCGGGAAGGGCCTGCCGGAAAGCGAAGTCCTGGCCCTACTCCTGGCTTGGAATCAGCGGAATCAGCCTCCGATGAAGGAGCGGGACGTAGAAAAGTGCGTCCGGTCTGTATCTTCCAGGGAATCCCGGAAGCCAACCAAGCCACCACGGTTTCAGCCCGGCTTCCGGCTAGAAGGCCCGGTGCACGCGCCGCCCAGCTGGCACACCCTGGTTATCTGTCGGGATTGGCAGGAGGCCCGCAAGCTGGCGGCCCAGGGCAACGCCGTGGCGGTAATCAGGAAGGACGGAAGTTTGCCGCCGGAGGCCGCCCCGTTGGTGGCGGCTGCAAGCGGCATAAAGACCGTCGGGTTTTCACCGGACGAGGCCCGCCGTTTAGCGTGGGAGTTATATCCCTTGCGCCTGGTCAGCCGGGCGGCCGCGGACGGCACGGCGGCGCTGAAGCCGGAACCGGAACTGACACCTGAACCACTTGAACCGCCCGAACCCGCTCCCCCGGCGGCGGCATCAGGGCTCCCGGGCGGCGATCACGCGCGTGTTCATACTGCCTGCGTCGGTCCCGGCCCCGGCGCTTGCTGGCGCTGCGACCTGTACCCCTGGCCCGGCGGCTGCGGGTCGAGGGTGAAATTGAAATCATAA
- a CDS encoding hypothetical membrane protein has translation MRIITFALLILAALALVAGPAVATIPAESQTAQAAVYAEAADTQAAQGTTLPESAPNVPEKVGGIGDKLTDLAAALVPVGLIVAAVALMFSAKTGQKLLIYVVAGAALALGGWKLIVDVIRYVFAGW, from the coding sequence ATGCGGATTATCACTTTTGCGCTTTTAATCCTGGCGGCCCTGGCACTTGTCGCCGGGCCTGCGGTGGCCACCATACCGGCGGAGAGCCAGACGGCGCAGGCGGCGGTTTACGCTGAGGCGGCGGACACCCAGGCGGCGCAGGGGACCACCCTGCCGGAGAGCGCGCCGAATGTCCCTGAAAAAGTAGGCGGAATCGGGGACAAGTTGACCGACCTGGCGGCCGCGCTGGTGCCGGTGGGGCTGATCGTCGCGGCGGTGGCCCTGATGTTCTCGGCGAAGACCGGGCAAAAACTTTTGATCTACGTCGTGGCCGGGGCGGCCCTGGCCCTGGGCGGCTGGAAGCTGATTGTCGACGTTATCCGGTACGTGTTTGCGGGGTGGTGA
- the HimA gene encoding bacterial nucleoid DNA-binding protein: protein MIKRDFLEAVRAAGNYKTLAEAKRALDAVTEAITFASANHNTVRLRGFGAFIIRDRSPRAGRDIRTGQPISIPAKKVIVFKPGKALRQAVLD, encoded by the coding sequence ATGATCAAGCGCGACTTTTTGGAGGCAGTTCGGGCGGCAGGCAATTATAAAACCCTCGCGGAAGCAAAAAGAGCTCTGGATGCTGTCACAGAAGCCATCACATTCGCGTCCGCGAACCACAATACGGTTCGTCTTCGCGGCTTCGGGGCGTTTATCATCCGCGACCGCTCCCCACGCGCGGGGCGGGACATCCGGACCGGCCAGCCTATTTCAATTCCTGCGAAAAAGGTTATCGTATTCAAACCCGGCAAAGCCCTGCGGCAGGCCGTACTGGATTAA